Sequence from the Bryobacteraceae bacterium genome:
CGGCGATCAGCGTCGCCGAGCCGCGCATCCGGTTCACCAGCGCGCCGAAGGCCAGCCGGTCCCTGTCGCCCACCTCGATCGTGTTGCCCCACTCCACCACCGTCTCGCTCGCCTCGCGCGTGAAGGACGGAAACTGCTGTGAAAAGTCATGGCCGGTGTGGGTGTGCGTGACGTTGAGCGAACTCCGCCAACGTCCCGAGGGAGAAAACGAGTACCCGAGATCGGTGAACCCCCGCCGCCAGAATCCCGGTCCGGAGATCGGCCCGGCCTGGTAGGGCAGCGCCGATTCCGAGTACGCGGACTGGAACGTCAGGCCGCGAAATCCGGCTTCGACGAAAGCGCCCGTTCCGCTGCCATAGCGGCGCGAAACCGTTTCGAACACCGGCCCCGACTCGGTCAAGTCCAAGAGGCCCCGCGCCCGGTTCCCCATGCGCCACACCGGATCGTGCCGCGATTGCATAGCCGCGAAAACGCGGACGCCGGCGCGCTCGGCCGAAACCGTTCCGCCGGCGCGCCCCGCCCCGCCTTCCCCGCCGAGCGTGTTCACCGAGACGGAATTTCCGTCCGGCCGCTTCGTGATCAGGTTCACCACACCGGCGAACGCATTCGAGCCGTAGAGCACCGAACCCGGACCCTTCACCACCTCGATCCGCTCCAGCGCCTCCACCGGAAACGATTCGAGAAGGTCGGTCATCACGCCGCCTTCGAGCACCTCCCGCACCGGGCGTCCGTTGATGAGGTACAGCACATGAACGCCTGTGCCGGTGGAGTGCTGCCCGCGGACGGCGAGGATGGACGCGTCCGTGATCATCGACGTTGTCATGTTCAGGCCGGCGACCCGACTCAGCACTTCCCGCAGCGTGAGGCCGCCGAACCGCTCGATTTCGCCGGCCGTGACCACCGACATCATCGCCGGCGCGTGGGCCGCCGATTCGGAGAACTTCGACGCCGTCACCACCTGCACCTGGAGCAGCGACTCGAGGTCCAGCGATGCCAGGGACCGGCTGTCAGCCGGGCTGCTCTGCGCGGCGGCGATCGCCGCAAGCGAGAATATCATCCGAGAAAAGCGCGCCATCGAGTAGGGGCCTCGATGCGCTTATCGGCTGTGAATGGAGGGATACGGCTGGAAAAATCGGGGGTAGTGGGAATCTAGGAGAGCCAGCGGGTTACGGCGATATTCGCCGCCAGCGCGCAGACCCACGCCAAGACCGTCATGTATGCGAACTGGATGGCAGGCCACTTCCAGCCGCCGGTTTCGCGCTTCACCACCGCCACCGTCGAGAGACACTGCATGGCGAAGGCGAAGAAGATCAGCAGGGCGGCGGCGCCCCCGGGGGTCAGGTCATGCCGGAGGGCCTCGCGCAGCCCCACCGAAGTCTCGTCGGCGTTCTCGATGCCGTAGATCACGCCGAGGGTTCCGACGATCACCTCGCGCGCGGCCAGGCTGGTGATGAGCCCGATGCCGATCTTCCAGTCGAACCCGAGCGGCGCGATCAGCGGCTCCACCGCGCGGCCCACCGTCCCGGCCAGGCTCTCGCGGATCTCCGGGGCCTGCCCGTTGTCGAGCGGCACGTGAGCCAGCACCCACAATCCGATGGCGACGGCAAGAATCACCGTCCCGGCGCGACGCAGAAACACCTTCGAGCGGTCGAGCAGCCGCAACCCGAGCGAACGCAGCGACGGTTTCCGGTAGGGCGGCAATTCGAGCACGAACGGCGTCCGGTCGCTTTTGAGGATCGACGACTTGAGCGCCCGGGCGGTGGCCACGGCCGCGGCGAATCCGAGGACGTAGAGCCCGAACAGAGCGGCGGCCCGCGTGCCGAGCACGGGCCCGAGCAGCGGCCGGTCCGGGATGAAGGCCGCGATGATGAGGGTGTAGACGGGGAGCCGCGCCGAGCAGGTCATGAACGGGGCGATCAGAATGGTCGCGATGCGATCGCGCTGGTTTTCGATGGTCCGCGTCGCCATGATCGCCGGAACGGCGCAGGCATGGGCCGAAAGCAGCGGGATGAAGGACTTCCCCTGGAGCCCGATCTTGGCCATGGTGCGGTCGGCGATGAGCGCGGCCCGCGACAGGTAGCCGGAGTCCTCGAGGATTCCGATGAACAGGAACAGGATGAGAATCTGCGGCAGAAAGACCAGCACGGAGCCCACGCCGCCCCAGATGCCCTCCACGATCAGATCGCGGAACATGCCGGCCGGAAGCGCGGCGCCGATCCACTCGCCCGAACGCGCCACGCCGGCTTCGACGAGATCCATAACCGGCGGCGCCCAGGTGAAGATCGACTGAAACACCACGACGATGATGGCGAGAAAGGCCAGCGGTCCCCACAGCGGATGCAGGAAGACGCCGTCGAGGCGGCGGGTCCACTTGGGCGGCGCCGGCGCCTGGTACGATCCGGAAACCTGGGCGGCCCATGCGCGGCAGGCCGGCACGTTGCTGATCGCGTTGTTGAGCACCGGAAGCTCCACGCGCGGGGCGGGCACGGCCAACTCGCCGCGCAGGAATTCGAGCACCGGCGCGAGTCCCTGGCGGCGCGCGGCGCTCACCAGCGCCACCGGCGTGCCGATGCGAGCGGCCACCTCGGCGGTGTCGACGCTGCCGCCGCGCCGCTCGAGATCGTCGGCCATGTTCAGGACGACGAGAGTCGGGATGTTGAGGCTGAGCACGGGCGCCGCCAGCGCCATGTGGCGGGCCAGGTTGGTGACGTCGAGGACGAGGAGAATCGCGTCCGGCCGCTGCGAACCGGCCATCTCGCCGGCAAGCACGTCGCGGGTGACGCGCTCGTCTTCCGACCGCGGCTCGAGGCTGTAGATGCCGGGCAGGTCGACCACTTCGGCTTCGCGGCCGCTATCGAGTTGCAGCTTGCCGCGGCGCTGCTCGACGGTGACGCCGGGATAGTTGGCGACCTTCTGCCGGAGTCCGGTGAGAAGGTTGAACAGTGTCGACTTGCCGGAATTGGGCGGACCCACCAGCGCCACCAGCCGCTTCCGGACCGCGCCCGGCGCCGGCGGCGCCACGATCGACGAAGGTCCGCCGCCGTGGTTCATCAGCCTTCGACGCGAATCAGGCAGGCGGTTTCCCGCCGCAGCGCCACTTCGGATCCGTCTACTTCGAACACGCGCGGATCCCCGCCCGGCGCACTCCGCCCGACGCGCACTTTGCCGCCGGGGAGGAAACCCAGTTCCATCAGGCGACGCGCCACGTCGTCGGGAAGGTCCATCCCGGCGATCACAGCCTGCTCGCCGCGCCGGAGGTCCGCGAGCCGCTTGCCGCACTTGACACTGAGTTGCATCAACTAACAGTATCGGGCCGCGCGCGCCCGCTGTCAACCGCCCCCCACGCGCGGGATAATCGGATTGAGAAAGGGCTCACACCATGAACATCTCACGACGCTCACTCGCTTTCGGCGCCACTGCCGCTTCCTACTCGCGCATCTTCGGCGCCAACGACCGCATCCAGATGGGCTATATCGGCCTTGGCAACCGCGGCGACCAGGTCCACGAAGGCTTCCTCGAGCACGGGGATCAGCAGACGGTGGCGGTGTGCGATTTGCGCGAGGACTACATGGACCTCGCGGTGAAGAAGTCGCGCGGGACGCCGAAGCGCTACGCCGACTACAAGCGGCTGCTCGAAGACAAGGATGTGCAGGCGGTGGCGATCGCCACGCCGGACCACTGGCACGCGCCGATGTTCATCGACGCCTGCCGCGCGGGCAAAGACGTGTACGTGGAGAAGCCGCTTTCGCTCACCGTGCGGCAGGGGCGCGAGATGGTGAACGTGGCGCGCGCGACCAAACGTGTGACGCAGGTGGGAATCCATCGCCGGTCCGCGAAGTTCCTCGCCGAGGCGGCCGAGTTCGTCCGTTCCGGCGGAATCGGAAAGGTGACGATGGCGCGCAGCTACCATATCGCCAACGAGTGGCCGATGGGAATCGGCAACCCGCCGGACGGCGCGCCGCCCGATCCGGCGATGTGGGAGAAGTGGCTGGGTCCGGCGCCGCGCAAGCCGTACAACCCGAATCGCACGTTTTATAACTTCCGGTGGTTTTACGACTACTCGGGCGGGCAACTCACCAACTTCGGCGTTCACTACATGGATATGATCCGGTGGTGCCTGAGCGCGGAGGAGGCGACGCCACGGGCGGTGGTGGCGATGGGCGGTAAGCTGGCTGTGGAAGACAACCGGGAGATTCCGGACACGCTCGAGGTGCTGTGGATGTTCGACGGCGTCATGGTGAGCTTCATGCAGGTGAACGCGAACGCCGCGCCTTCGAACGCGCAGAACTCGGAGATGGAACTGCGCGGAACCAAGGGGACGATGTACCTGCACGGCAATCGCTGGGAGGTGGTCCCGGAGATGGCGCGCACGGAACCGCGCCCTGTGCGGACGCCGCTCCATCGCGACGAGGAGCGCGCCATCGAGCGCAACGCCCGCAAGACGATGATGGAGCCGAAGTCGGCCAAGGGCAGCGCGGACACGGCGTTCCATGCGCGGAACTTTCTCGACTGCGTGAAGTCCCGCGCCAAGTGCAATTGCGACATCCTTACGGGGCACTTGTCGACGTCGGCGACGATTCTCGGAAACATCGCGCTGCGGACGAAGAGCTACCTCGAGTGGGACGCGGCGCGGGAGCGCTTCACGAACAACGAAGCGGCCAATCGCCTGCTTTAATAGGACAATGCGCATCGCCGCGTTGCTCATCGCCTCCGCCGCATTCGCCCAAACCAGCTATGGGCCGGATTCGACACGTCAGTCCGGCGTGCCGCAAGGCAAGGTCACCAAGCACACCTGGACCTCCACGAAGCACTACCCCGGCGCCGTCCGCGACTGGTGGATCTATGTTCCCGCGCAGTACAAGGCGGACAAGCCCGCGCCGGTGATGATCTTCCAGGACGGCGGCGGCTACGTGAGCGAAACGGGCCACTCGCGAATCCCGATCGTGTTCGACAACCTGATTCACAAGGGTGAGATGCCGCCCACGATCGGCGTATTCGTGAATCCAGGCGTGCTCCCCGCGCTCGGACCCGATCAGCAGAATCGCTACAACCGGAGCTACGAGTACGACGCCACCGGGGACGTCTACGCGCGGTTTCTGATCGAGGAGATCCTGCCCGAAGTGGCGAAGAGCTACAACATCTCGAAAGACCCGAATGACCGCGCGATCGCCGGGTCGAGCTCAGGGGGCATCGCGGCGTTCACGGCGGCGTGGCACCGTCCGGACGCGTTTCGCCGCGTCCTCAGCTTCATCGGCAGCTATACGAATCTGCGCGGTGGCGATCATTGGTCTTCGATGATCCGGAAAACGGAAGGCAAGCCGCTGCGCATCTTTCTGCAGGATGGGCGCAACGACCAGAACATCTATTCGGGCAACTGGTATATCGGCAACCAGGATATGCACTCCGCGCTCGACTACGCCGGCTACGACACTACGTTCGTCGTCGGCGACGAGGGCCACAACATGCGTCACGGCGGGCCGATCATGCCGGACGCGCTGCGGTGGCTGTGGCGGGAG
This genomic interval carries:
- a CDS encoding TonB-dependent receptor, translated to MIFSLAAIAAAQSSPADSRSLASLDLESLLQVQVVTASKFSESAAHAPAMMSVVTAGEIERFGGLTLREVLSRVAGLNMTTSMITDASILAVRGQHSTGTGVHVLYLINGRPVREVLEGGVMTDLLESFPVEALERIEVVKGPGSVLYGSNAFAGVVNLITKRPDGNSVSVNTLGGEGGAGRAGGTVSAERAGVRVFAAMQSRHDPVWRMGNRARGLLDLTESGPVFETVSRRYGSGTGAFVEAGFRGLTFQSAYSESALPYQAGPISGPGFWRRGFTDLGYSFSPSGRWRSSLNVTHTHTGHDFSQQFPSFTREASETVVEWGNTIEVGDRDRLAFGALVNRMRGSATLIAEGGTSPMASGSRMGAAAYAQWEHAVSRSLSAIAGVQLNKIGNLAVDAVPRVGLVWKPAPRLGLKALYGRAYRAPTINELWLDYPLLQGDPALRPERMATAELAMTYESKHVSMSLSGYQSRMSDVIVQEYVRFPGIYRNLGRASFRGVEWEGKYAWSDRWMAIGSVLYQHASDWNAASSPPWIPPVSVKAGGSYAPSKRFSISVFDAWRAAVTPYRATPNPPAVARHWVDANLRWQIRRELREDIPLSIAVLAHAVNLGGGSIWMPIANGAVNTAPASRGRTVWFGLEFSLNGK
- a CDS encoding ferrous iron transporter B, which produces MNHGGGPSSIVAPPAPGAVRKRLVALVGPPNSGKSTLFNLLTGLRQKVANYPGVTVEQRRGKLQLDSGREAEVVDLPGIYSLEPRSEDERVTRDVLAGEMAGSQRPDAILLVLDVTNLARHMALAAPVLSLNIPTLVVLNMADDLERRGGSVDTAEVAARIGTPVALVSAARRQGLAPVLEFLRGELAVPAPRVELPVLNNAISNVPACRAWAAQVSGSYQAPAPPKWTRRLDGVFLHPLWGPLAFLAIIVVVFQSIFTWAPPVMDLVEAGVARSGEWIGAALPAGMFRDLIVEGIWGGVGSVLVFLPQILILFLFIGILEDSGYLSRAALIADRTMAKIGLQGKSFIPLLSAHACAVPAIMATRTIENQRDRIATILIAPFMTCSARLPVYTLIIAAFIPDRPLLGPVLGTRAAALFGLYVLGFAAAVATARALKSSILKSDRTPFVLELPPYRKPSLRSLGLRLLDRSKVFLRRAGTVILAVAIGLWVLAHVPLDNGQAPEIRESLAGTVGRAVEPLIAPLGFDWKIGIGLITSLAAREVIVGTLGVIYGIENADETSVGLREALRHDLTPGGAAALLIFFAFAMQCLSTVAVVKRETGGWKWPAIQFAYMTVLAWVCALAANIAVTRWLS
- a CDS encoding FeoA family protein produces the protein MQLSVKCGKRLADLRRGEQAVIAGMDLPDDVARRLMELGFLPGGKVRVGRSAPGGDPRVFEVDGSEVALRRETACLIRVEG
- a CDS encoding Gfo/Idh/MocA family oxidoreductase codes for the protein MNISRRSLAFGATAASYSRIFGANDRIQMGYIGLGNRGDQVHEGFLEHGDQQTVAVCDLREDYMDLAVKKSRGTPKRYADYKRLLEDKDVQAVAIATPDHWHAPMFIDACRAGKDVYVEKPLSLTVRQGREMVNVARATKRVTQVGIHRRSAKFLAEAAEFVRSGGIGKVTMARSYHIANEWPMGIGNPPDGAPPDPAMWEKWLGPAPRKPYNPNRTFYNFRWFYDYSGGQLTNFGVHYMDMIRWCLSAEEATPRAVVAMGGKLAVEDNREIPDTLEVLWMFDGVMVSFMQVNANAAPSNAQNSEMELRGTKGTMYLHGNRWEVVPEMARTEPRPVRTPLHRDEERAIERNARKTMMEPKSAKGSADTAFHARNFLDCVKSRAKCNCDILTGHLSTSATILGNIALRTKSYLEWDAARERFTNNEAANRLL